AATAGTTGATAACCCTGCACGGAAAGTTTGGGGAAAATGGCGCGGAGTTTCGGTAAATCGGCGGGCATGAGCGGTGCCTCATCGGCGGTGCGATGCTTGCCGGGGTAGGGGAGTCGGCGTCGGGCCAATCGCAACAGCGGATTGCCGCCCCACGGTTCGCAGAAGACGGCGACTCCGCCCGGTTTCAGAATGCGACGCAATTCCGTCGCCGCAACCGAAAGATCCAGATGATGCAGAATCGCGCTGCCCCAGATGCCATCCACGCTGGCATCCGCATATGGCAGGCGATGCACATCGGTGGCGGTCCATTCGATTTCCGGCACGCCGTTGGCAATCGCGCGCTGCTCAGCTTCGCGGATGTACCCAGCGGAGAGGTCGCAGCCCCAGACCCGCGCCCCGGCACGGGCCATCACCACCGCCGCCATGCCGTGCCCACAGCC
This DNA window, taken from Tuwongella immobilis, encodes the following:
- a CDS encoding class I SAM-dependent methyltransferase, whose amino-acid sequence is MAESSSLPEHLHDRLAEEARFHDEQAAQRAATFAKEPHRLAFSDAEYLDHEPWIRPAMQQLLGHFPDRTRCTLLDYGCGHGMAAVVMARAGARVWGCDLSAGYIREAEQRAIANGVPEIEWTATDVHRLPYADASVDGIWGSAILHHLDLSVAATELRRILKPGGVAVFCEPWGGNPLLRLARRRLPYPGKHRTADEAPLMPADLPKLRAIFPKLSVQGYQLFGMLRRLRLPGGIARGLDRIDRGLLKIAPKCGHWGRYIVVTLVRD